Proteins encoded within one genomic window of Couchioplanes caeruleus:
- a CDS encoding DUF952 domain-containing protein, translating into MLVYKILLSGEWSRFQASGSFDGSPFDRSSGYIHLSTREQVAGTAERRFADEGALVLLGVEADAFGDKLRWEMMPNGGPYPHLYDCLTLDDVVAVHHAPDAAAVEETLSQAKPPA; encoded by the coding sequence GTGCTCGTCTACAAGATCCTCCTTTCCGGTGAGTGGAGCCGGTTCCAGGCCTCGGGAAGCTTCGACGGCTCGCCGTTCGACCGCTCCAGTGGATACATCCACCTGTCCACCCGCGAGCAGGTTGCCGGCACTGCCGAGCGGCGGTTCGCCGACGAGGGCGCGCTCGTCCTGCTGGGTGTCGAGGCAGACGCGTTCGGCGACAAGCTGCGGTGGGAGATGATGCCCAACGGGGGGCCGTACCCGCACCTGTACGACTGCCTGACCCTCGACGATGTCGTGGCGGTGCATCATGCGCCGGATGCGGCCGCGGTCGAGGAGACACTGTCGCAGGCGAAGCCGCCGGCCTAG
- a CDS encoding putative bifunctional diguanylate cyclase/phosphodiesterase, which translates to MTAQQRARAPFPAALAGARASWWFLLGGLPILLAGVWLRPAGQQAVYVLLDAASITAVLLGIRAHRPVRKLPWQLLAAGLACGAVSDLAWGIAFLVDMPPTGVSIIDAVYYAMYLLLAAALASLAARGRGSALVGMAEAGIVGCTAAVLAWVFLVDPVVEGWTGTNIGYGALAYPMLDLILLTMAVRLAVTAGAITHAHRIVLLAIGTLMVADIGYFVWYGSGGSWSGSAVSVACWMLFNLLCGAAALHPSIASGNGATAIGRYWRSPRRMTALYAVVVLIGPAVTAYSVWLDHGRGAFAAADVILPLGATAVTAVLLVVRLSHTSTLVNRRAADLQAALTDQAAMQEQMTHLAMHDALTGLPNRLYLDRLIQTAVDEGRPGCLLIVDLDGFQHVNDSFGHPIGDALLYEVAGRLREEVAGAAKLARLGGDEFALLLHDGDELMAEAQAQAVLTTLRHPVEVRGHRLHVTASIGLRNLAGAADSTEVLSDADLALYAAKAAGKDRVVAYDVTLRERQLQRIDVVDRLRTAIGTEAIVVHYQPIVSLSSGQFTAVEALVRWVPPGQAPIGPDDFIPAAEDSGLIVPLGEQVLRQACRDAAAWYHEYGTKLTVNVSPRQLAEPDFASRVRRALGDAGLPASALILEITEGVLVAAGAQAEQCIAHLGDLRRAGVQVAVDDFGTGYSSLAYLRDLPIDILKIDRSFMPDAATGDAVQQVALVRTIVDLAHTLRLTAVAEGVETDEQTAVLRTLGCDKGQGFHYGRPASADRTAAVLAGALSAPAQH; encoded by the coding sequence ATGACAGCTCAGCAGCGAGCCCGGGCTCCGTTCCCGGCTGCGCTGGCCGGCGCCCGGGCATCGTGGTGGTTTCTGCTCGGCGGCCTCCCGATCCTGCTCGCCGGCGTCTGGCTGCGGCCGGCGGGCCAGCAGGCCGTGTACGTGCTGCTCGACGCCGCCTCCATCACCGCCGTTCTCCTGGGCATCCGGGCACACCGCCCGGTCCGGAAGCTGCCCTGGCAGTTGCTGGCGGCGGGCCTGGCGTGCGGGGCCGTGAGCGATCTGGCGTGGGGCATCGCCTTCCTCGTGGACATGCCGCCGACCGGCGTCTCGATCATCGACGCGGTCTACTACGCGATGTACCTGCTGCTCGCCGCCGCGCTCGCCTCGCTGGCGGCCCGCGGCCGGGGCTCCGCGCTGGTCGGCATGGCCGAGGCCGGGATCGTCGGGTGCACCGCCGCGGTGCTCGCCTGGGTGTTCCTGGTGGACCCGGTCGTCGAGGGCTGGACCGGCACGAACATCGGCTACGGCGCGCTGGCGTACCCGATGCTCGACCTGATCCTGCTGACGATGGCCGTCCGTCTGGCCGTCACCGCCGGCGCGATCACCCACGCCCACCGCATCGTGCTGCTCGCCATCGGCACGCTCATGGTCGCCGACATCGGCTACTTCGTCTGGTACGGCTCCGGCGGCTCCTGGTCCGGCTCGGCCGTCAGCGTCGCCTGCTGGATGCTCTTCAACCTGCTCTGCGGCGCGGCCGCGCTGCACCCCTCGATCGCATCCGGCAACGGCGCGACCGCGATCGGCCGGTACTGGCGCTCGCCGCGACGGATGACCGCCCTGTACGCCGTCGTGGTGCTGATCGGGCCGGCGGTCACCGCGTACTCGGTCTGGCTGGACCACGGCCGAGGCGCGTTCGCCGCCGCCGACGTCATCCTGCCGTTGGGCGCCACCGCCGTCACCGCGGTCCTGCTGGTCGTCCGGCTCTCGCACACCAGCACCCTGGTCAACCGGCGGGCCGCGGACCTGCAGGCCGCGCTGACCGACCAGGCGGCGATGCAGGAGCAGATGACCCACCTGGCGATGCACGACGCCCTGACCGGCCTGCCCAACCGTCTGTACCTGGACCGCCTGATCCAGACGGCGGTCGACGAGGGCCGCCCGGGCTGCCTGCTCATCGTGGACCTGGACGGCTTCCAGCACGTCAACGACAGCTTCGGCCACCCCATCGGCGACGCCCTGCTCTACGAGGTGGCCGGCCGGCTGCGGGAGGAGGTCGCCGGTGCGGCCAAGCTGGCCCGCCTCGGCGGCGACGAGTTCGCGCTGCTGCTGCACGACGGCGACGAGCTGATGGCCGAGGCGCAGGCCCAGGCCGTCCTGACGACGCTGCGGCACCCGGTCGAGGTGCGCGGTCACCGCCTGCACGTCACGGCGAGTATCGGGCTGCGCAACCTCGCCGGCGCCGCGGACAGCACCGAGGTGCTCAGCGACGCCGACCTCGCTCTCTACGCCGCGAAGGCGGCCGGCAAGGACCGGGTGGTCGCGTACGACGTCACGCTGCGCGAGCGCCAGCTCCAACGGATCGACGTGGTGGACCGGTTGCGCACCGCCATCGGCACCGAGGCCATCGTGGTGCACTACCAGCCGATCGTCTCGCTGAGCTCGGGCCAGTTCACCGCCGTGGAGGCGCTGGTGCGCTGGGTGCCGCCCGGCCAGGCCCCGATCGGCCCGGACGACTTCATCCCCGCCGCCGAGGACAGCGGTCTCATCGTGCCACTTGGCGAGCAGGTCCTGCGGCAGGCCTGCCGCGACGCCGCGGCGTGGTACCACGAGTACGGCACCAAGCTGACCGTCAACGTCTCACCCCGCCAGCTCGCCGAGCCCGACTTCGCCTCCCGGGTACGCCGCGCCCTCGGCGACGCCGGCCTGCCCGCGTCCGCGCTGATCCTGGAGATCACCGAGGGAGTGCTCGTCGCGGCCGGCGCGCAGGCCGAGCAGTGCATCGCGCACCTGGGCGACCTGCGCCGCGCCGGGGTGCAGGTGGCGGTGGACGACTTCGGCACCGGCTACTCCTCGCTGGCGTATCTGCGGGACCTGCCCATCGACATCCTGAAGATCGACCGCTCGTTCATGCCGGACGCGGCAACCGGGGACGCGGTCCAGCAGGTGGCGCTCGTCCGTACGATCGTGGATCTGGCGCACACGCTGCGGCTGACCGCGGTCGCCGAGGGCGTCGAGACGGACGAGCAGACCGCGGTGCTGCGTACGCTCGGCTGCGACAAGGGTCAGGGCTTCCACTACGGCCGCCCGGCCTCCGCCGACCGCACCGCGGCCGTCCTCGCGGGCGCGCTCAGCGCCCCCGCCCAGCACTGA
- a CDS encoding DUF4396 domain-containing protein, which produces MAATDGAGSALLLIDVDRFKDINVAFRRNGPRALRPRRRPALRGQARRPQLPRRRLTSLAADTPRGTWAAMNHSSDATGATADRATLHCLTGCAIGEVLGMVIDTALGLHAAATVALAVTLAFVFGYALTVRGVLRAGADRRTALRTALAADTVSIAVMEVLDNAVMRAVPGAWRRA; this is translated from the coding sequence ATGGCCGCGACAGACGGCGCCGGCAGCGCCCTGCTGCTGATCGACGTGGACCGCTTCAAGGACATCAACGTGGCGTTCCGGCGAAACGGGCCGCGAGCTCTACGACCGCGCCGACGCCCGGCTCTCCGCGGCCAGGCGCGCCGGCCGCAACTGCCTCGCCGCCGCCTGACGTCACTTGCCGCAGATACCCCCCGGGGTACGTGGGCAGCCATGAACCATTCCTCGGATGCCACCGGGGCGACCGCCGACCGGGCCACGCTGCACTGCCTCACCGGCTGTGCCATCGGCGAGGTGCTGGGCATGGTCATCGACACGGCCCTCGGCCTGCACGCCGCCGCCACCGTCGCCCTGGCGGTCACCCTCGCATTCGTCTTCGGCTATGCGCTGACGGTGCGCGGCGTGCTCCGCGCCGGCGCGGACCGGCGCACCGCACTGAGGACCGCCCTCGCGGCCGACACGGTGTCGATCGCCGTGATGGAGGTCCTCGACAACGCGGTCATGCGCGCCGTGCCCGGCGCATGGAGGCGGGCCTGA
- a CDS encoding acyl-CoA dehydrogenase family protein — protein sequence MRLNEDHRAFAASVRRFVDTEVNPHVDAWEAAGRVPLHDLFPKAAALGLLGLEYPVEYGGEGADHSFQMVAAEEYGRIHAGGVGMALGVQAMMATPSLHDYGSDELKQRYLAPAIAGTAVASIAVTEPDTGSDVARLRTRAVRDGDDWVITGRKFYITNGAQADWLCLLARTSDEGGYQGMSQIVVPTDTPGFSVARTFDKLGHRCSDTAELVLEEVRVPVANTIGRVGRGFQQQMQQFVTERMFAAYTAVGACQYALDRTRQFVHDRTVFGRPLADRQYVAFRLTELQAEVDLLRSHNLITCEARMAGEDITRLATVAKLKAGRLQREVADWCLQFHGGMGYLEETWTARMLRDTRLISIGAGADEVMLQVLARLDGLPA from the coding sequence ATGCGCCTGAACGAGGACCACCGCGCCTTCGCCGCCAGCGTCCGCCGCTTCGTCGACACCGAGGTCAACCCGCACGTCGACGCCTGGGAGGCGGCCGGCCGGGTGCCGCTGCACGACCTGTTCCCCAAGGCCGCCGCCCTGGGCCTGCTCGGCCTGGAGTACCCGGTGGAATACGGCGGCGAGGGCGCCGACCACAGCTTCCAGATGGTCGCCGCCGAGGAATACGGCCGGATCCACGCCGGCGGCGTCGGCATGGCCCTGGGCGTCCAAGCGATGATGGCGACGCCCTCGCTGCACGACTACGGGTCCGACGAGCTCAAGCAGCGCTACCTCGCGCCCGCCATCGCCGGCACCGCGGTCGCCTCGATCGCCGTCACCGAGCCCGACACCGGCTCCGACGTCGCCCGCCTACGCACCCGGGCCGTGCGCGACGGCGACGACTGGGTCATCACCGGCCGCAAGTTCTACATCACCAACGGCGCCCAGGCCGACTGGCTCTGCCTGCTCGCCCGTACCTCGGACGAGGGCGGCTACCAGGGCATGTCGCAGATCGTCGTGCCCACCGACACCCCCGGCTTCAGCGTCGCCCGCACCTTCGACAAGCTCGGCCACCGCTGCTCCGACACCGCCGAACTGGTGCTGGAGGAGGTGCGCGTCCCGGTCGCCAACACCATCGGCCGGGTGGGCCGCGGCTTCCAGCAGCAGATGCAGCAGTTCGTCACCGAGCGGATGTTCGCCGCGTACACCGCCGTCGGTGCATGCCAGTACGCCCTCGACCGCACCCGCCAGTTCGTCCACGACCGCACGGTCTTCGGCCGGCCGCTCGCCGACCGGCAGTATGTCGCCTTCCGCCTCACCGAGTTGCAGGCCGAAGTGGACCTGCTGCGCAGCCACAATCTGATCACCTGCGAGGCCCGGATGGCCGGCGAGGACATCACCCGCCTGGCGACGGTCGCCAAGCTCAAGGCGGGCCGGCTGCAGCGCGAGGTCGCCGACTGGTGCCTGCAGTTCCACGGTGGGATGGGCTACCTGGAGGAGACCTGGACGGCCCGCATGCTCCGCGACACCCGGCTGATCTCGATCGGCGCGGGAGCGGACGAGGTGATGCTCCAAGTCCTCGCCCGCCTCGACGGCCTGCCCGCCTAG
- a CDS encoding SSI family serine proteinase inhibitor, with product MTTFRRTGIALTCLSATAAWLAAATPAQAGPAASASASAFALAVVPEYGGPTRLATLRCEPAGGTHPHPVAACSQLQAAGGDFAAVRGTRGPCTLEYLPVTAITHGYWRGTPTSYSETFPNQCVMERTTGGIFDF from the coding sequence ATGACCACTTTCCGGCGTACCGGCATTGCGTTGACATGCCTGTCCGCGACGGCGGCCTGGCTGGCCGCCGCGACACCCGCCCAGGCCGGTCCCGCCGCAAGCGCATCGGCGAGTGCGTTCGCCCTCGCGGTGGTTCCGGAATACGGCGGGCCCACCCGTCTGGCGACACTTCGCTGCGAGCCCGCCGGTGGCACGCATCCACACCCGGTCGCGGCCTGTTCCCAACTCCAGGCCGCCGGCGGTGACTTCGCCGCCGTCCGGGGCACCCGGGGCCCGTGCACCCTGGAATATCTTCCCGTGACCGCCATTACGCACGGATATTGGCGGGGCACGCCGACGAGCTACAGCGAGACCTTCCCCAACCAGTGCGTCATGGAGCGCACAACGGGCGGCATTTTCGATTTCTGA
- a CDS encoding dienelactone hydrolase family protein, with product MTTWTTASRISTAGVHLDGDLSLPEHPAGLVLFAHGSGSSRHSPRNRAVAEALNRHRLATLLVDLLTADEERVDLHTADLRFDVGLLADRLIGIIDWLREEPETAALPIGLFGASTGAAAALVAAADRPGQVHAVVSRGGRPDLAGPALIQVAAPTLLIVGERDPRVLELNEQARNTMRAAAELRIIPAATHLFEEPGTLEQVAEQAARWFGDHLAAPAARR from the coding sequence ATGACCACCTGGACGACGGCCAGCCGGATCAGCACGGCGGGAGTCCACCTCGACGGGGACCTCAGCCTGCCCGAGCATCCCGCTGGGCTGGTGCTGTTCGCCCACGGCAGCGGCAGTTCCCGGCATAGCCCCCGCAACCGCGCCGTCGCCGAGGCGCTGAACCGGCACCGGCTGGCGACCCTGCTGGTCGACCTGCTGACCGCCGACGAGGAGCGGGTCGACCTGCACACCGCCGATCTGCGATTCGACGTCGGTCTGCTCGCCGACCGGCTGATCGGCATCATCGACTGGCTCCGGGAAGAGCCCGAGACGGCGGCGCTGCCGATCGGCCTGTTCGGTGCGAGCACCGGCGCGGCAGCCGCGCTGGTGGCCGCCGCTGACCGGCCCGGCCAGGTGCACGCGGTGGTGTCCCGCGGCGGGCGCCCCGATCTGGCGGGACCGGCGCTCATCCAGGTCGCCGCGCCGACACTGCTGATCGTGGGCGAACGCGATCCGCGGGTCCTCGAGCTCAACGAGCAGGCCCGCAACACGATGCGCGCGGCCGCCGAACTGCGGATCATCCCGGCCGCGACCCACCTGTTCGAGGAGCCCGGCACCCTGGAGCAGGTCGCCGAGCAGGCGGCGCGATGGTTCGGCGATCACCTCGCGGCTCCGGCCGCACGCCGGTGA
- a CDS encoding acyclic terpene utilization AtuA family protein, with protein MTAAQTLRVGNCSGFYGDRFAAMREMLEGGELDVLTGDYLAELTMLILGRDRMADPAAGYARTFLAQLKDCLKLALDRGVRIVANAGGVNPPGLVAAIRDLGLDARVALVRGDDLTARAHDLGLGKPLGAHAYLGAFGIARALTAGADVVVTGRVTDASLAVGPAIAHFGWERTDLDALAGATVAGHVIECGTQATGGNYPFFTEIEDLGHPGFPIAEIRRDGSSVITKHSGTGGAVTVGTVTAQLVYEVGDARYAGPDVTTRLDTVALRAHGPDRVEITGVRGEPPPPEVKVCCTSIGGYRNELTVVLTGLDVEAKAALFRRQFEAAARGAAPAELTWNLARLDTADAPTQQQASALLTVVARDPDEKIAGRAFTSAAVELALGSYPGFFSTTPPGRAHPYGVFTAGFVPQAEARHEVVLDDGGVVPIDPPPLTQALAPHPGPAPEPAPAPAGPVRRLPLGTLAGARSGDKGGDANVGLWVRDDAAYPWLVSLITESAVRELLPEAAELPVRITRLPAIRAVNIVVEGLLGLGVAYHARFDPQAKGLGEWLRSRHVDIPESLLPEEAR; from the coding sequence ATGACAGCCGCCCAGACGCTGCGCGTCGGCAACTGCTCCGGGTTCTACGGCGACCGCTTCGCGGCGATGCGCGAGATGCTCGAGGGCGGTGAGCTGGACGTGCTCACCGGGGACTACCTCGCCGAGCTCACCATGCTCATCCTGGGCCGCGACCGGATGGCCGACCCGGCCGCCGGTTACGCCCGCACCTTCCTCGCCCAGTTGAAGGACTGCCTGAAGCTGGCGCTCGACCGGGGCGTCCGCATCGTCGCCAACGCCGGCGGCGTCAACCCGCCGGGCCTCGTGGCCGCGATCCGCGACCTCGGCCTGGACGCCCGCGTCGCCCTCGTGCGCGGCGACGACCTCACCGCCCGGGCCCACGACCTCGGCCTCGGCAAGCCGCTCGGCGCGCACGCCTACCTCGGCGCCTTCGGCATAGCCCGGGCCCTCACGGCGGGCGCCGACGTCGTCGTCACCGGGCGGGTCACCGACGCCTCGCTGGCCGTCGGGCCGGCGATCGCCCACTTCGGCTGGGAGCGCACCGACCTCGACGCGCTCGCCGGGGCCACGGTGGCCGGCCACGTCATCGAGTGCGGCACCCAGGCCACCGGCGGCAACTACCCGTTCTTCACCGAGATCGAGGACCTGGGCCACCCGGGATTCCCGATCGCCGAGATCCGCCGGGACGGCTCCAGCGTCATCACCAAGCACTCCGGCACCGGCGGCGCGGTCACCGTCGGCACGGTCACGGCCCAGCTCGTGTACGAGGTGGGCGACGCGCGCTACGCCGGCCCCGACGTCACCACCCGCCTCGACACCGTGGCGTTGCGCGCACACGGTCCGGACCGGGTCGAGATCACCGGCGTACGGGGTGAGCCCCCACCGCCCGAGGTCAAGGTCTGCTGCACCTCGATCGGCGGCTACCGCAACGAGCTGACCGTGGTGCTGACCGGCCTCGACGTCGAGGCCAAGGCCGCGCTGTTCCGCCGCCAGTTCGAGGCTGCCGCACGCGGCGCGGCCCCGGCCGAGCTGACCTGGAACCTGGCGCGGCTCGACACCGCCGACGCGCCGACCCAGCAGCAGGCGTCCGCCCTGCTGACCGTGGTCGCCCGCGACCCCGACGAGAAGATCGCGGGACGGGCGTTCACCAGTGCCGCCGTCGAGCTCGCGCTGGGGTCGTACCCGGGCTTCTTCAGCACGACACCGCCCGGCCGCGCCCACCCGTACGGTGTCTTCACCGCCGGTTTCGTCCCTCAGGCCGAGGCGCGGCACGAGGTCGTCCTGGACGACGGCGGCGTCGTGCCGATCGATCCGCCGCCGCTGACCCAGGCCCTGGCACCGCATCCCGGCCCCGCCCCCGAGCCGGCGCCTGCACCTGCGGGCCCGGTCCGTCGGCTGCCGCTGGGCACGCTGGCCGGGGCGCGCTCGGGCGACAAGGGCGGCGACGCCAACGTGGGCCTGTGGGTGCGCGACGACGCCGCGTACCCGTGGCTGGTCTCTCTGATCACCGAGAGTGCCGTCCGCGAGCTGCTGCCGGAGGCCGCGGAGCTGCCGGTGCGCATCACCCGGCTGCCGGCGATCCGGGCCGTGAACATCGTCGTCGAGGGGCTGCTCGGCCTGGGCGTGGCCTATCACGCCCGGTTCGACCCGCAGGCCAAGGGCCTCGGCGAGTGGCTGCGGTCGCGGCATGTGGACATTCCCGAGTCGCTGCTCCCCGAGGAGGCCCGGTGA
- a CDS encoding DUF4396 domain-containing protein, producing the protein MEAGLTGITFRVSLAFSLLVAFALTLPVNRWMIARGKGHAVVHHHH; encoded by the coding sequence ATGGAGGCGGGCCTGACCGGCATCACCTTCCGGGTATCCCTGGCATTCTCACTGCTGGTCGCCTTCGCTCTGACCCTCCCGGTCAACCGCTGGATGATCGCCCGCGGCAAGGGCCACGCCGTGGTGCACCACCACCACTGA
- a CDS encoding acyl-CoA carboxylase subunit beta, producing the protein MTVLRSTLDTAAEDAQAARKAMLASLEEIAAETAKAVAGGGEKAVARHHARGKLTARERIELLLDEDAPFLELAALAGYGSPFTVGGSVVAGIGVVSGVECLLIANDPTVKGGASNPWSLRKTLRMHEIAEQNRLPVIALVESGGADLPTQKEVFIPGGAVFRNLTRLSAQGIPTIALVFGNSTAGGAYLPGMSDHVVMIEQRSKVFLAGPPLVKAATGEESDDESLGGADMHARVSGLADHYAVDEQDAIRIGRRIVARLNWRKASGPVTATPRAPRYAAEDLLSIVPPDPKSPFDPREVIARIVDDSDFDEVKPRYGDSLVTGWAQLHGYPVGILANARGVLFSAEAQKAAQFIQLANQSRTPLLFLHNTTGYMVGKEYEQGGIIKHGAMMINAVSNSAVPHISLLIGNSYGAGHYGMCGRAYDPRFVFAWPSARSAVMGAQQLADVTYMVSRASALAQGKPFDEEGAQVVRHMIEQQISAEAMPAVLSGLVYDDGIIDPRDTRDVLGVALSAIHTAPVEGTGTFGVFRM; encoded by the coding sequence GTGACGGTTCTGCGATCCACCCTGGACACCGCCGCCGAGGATGCGCAGGCCGCCCGGAAGGCGATGCTCGCCTCGCTCGAGGAGATCGCGGCCGAGACCGCCAAGGCGGTGGCCGGCGGCGGCGAGAAGGCGGTCGCCCGGCATCACGCCCGGGGCAAGCTCACCGCCCGCGAACGGATCGAGCTGCTGCTCGACGAGGACGCGCCGTTCCTGGAGCTGGCCGCGCTGGCGGGTTACGGGTCGCCGTTCACCGTCGGCGGCAGCGTCGTCGCCGGAATCGGCGTGGTCAGCGGCGTGGAGTGCCTGCTGATCGCCAACGATCCCACGGTCAAGGGCGGCGCCAGCAACCCGTGGTCGCTGCGCAAGACGCTGCGGATGCACGAGATCGCGGAGCAGAACCGGCTGCCGGTCATCGCGCTGGTCGAGTCCGGGGGCGCGGACCTGCCCACCCAGAAGGAGGTCTTCATCCCCGGCGGTGCGGTCTTCCGCAACCTCACCCGGCTCTCCGCCCAGGGCATCCCGACGATCGCGCTGGTGTTCGGCAACTCCACGGCCGGCGGCGCCTACCTGCCCGGCATGAGCGACCACGTGGTGATGATCGAGCAACGGTCCAAGGTGTTCCTCGCCGGCCCGCCGCTGGTCAAGGCCGCCACCGGCGAGGAGTCCGACGACGAGTCGCTCGGCGGCGCCGACATGCACGCCCGCGTCTCCGGCCTCGCCGACCACTACGCCGTCGACGAGCAGGACGCCATCCGGATCGGGCGGCGGATCGTCGCCCGCCTGAACTGGCGCAAGGCCTCCGGCCCGGTGACGGCCACGCCGAGGGCCCCCCGGTACGCCGCCGAGGACCTGCTGTCGATCGTGCCGCCCGACCCGAAGTCGCCGTTCGACCCGCGCGAGGTCATCGCCCGGATCGTCGACGACAGCGACTTCGACGAGGTCAAGCCCCGGTACGGCGACTCGCTGGTGACCGGCTGGGCGCAACTGCACGGCTACCCGGTCGGCATCCTGGCCAACGCCCGCGGCGTGCTGTTCAGCGCCGAGGCGCAGAAGGCGGCCCAGTTCATCCAGCTCGCCAACCAGTCGCGCACTCCCCTGCTGTTCCTGCACAACACGACCGGCTACATGGTCGGCAAGGAGTACGAGCAGGGCGGCATCATCAAGCACGGCGCCATGATGATCAACGCCGTGTCGAACTCGGCCGTCCCGCACATCTCCCTGCTCATCGGAAACTCGTACGGCGCCGGCCACTACGGCATGTGCGGCCGCGCGTACGACCCCCGGTTCGTCTTCGCCTGGCCGAGCGCCCGCTCCGCGGTGATGGGCGCCCAGCAGCTCGCCGACGTCACCTACATGGTGTCCCGGGCGTCCGCGCTGGCCCAGGGCAAGCCCTTCGACGAGGAAGGCGCGCAGGTGGTCCGGCACATGATCGAGCAGCAGATCTCCGCGGAGGCCATGCCCGCCGTCCTGTCCGGGCTCGTCTACGACGACGGCATCATCGACCCGCGGGACACCCGCGACGTCCTCGGCGTCGCCCTCTCCGCGATCCACACCGCGCCGGTCGAGGGCACCGGCACCTTCGGCGTCTTCCGGATGTGA